In the Pseudomonas orientalis genome, one interval contains:
- a CDS encoding ABC transporter permease, whose translation MAVFYWTLRALLSHWRRHPVQFFSVLTGLWLATALLTGVQALNSQARDGYARASQLIGGEPQASLSAPDGAGFPQAVFAELRRAGWPVSPVVQGRVVLKGHEEQRLQLMGIEPVSLPGSGSVAGQRLSQAQILAFFEAPGRTWIAAQTLQALGLQEGEQPLTVNGQRLPPLQVQPDMAPGMLLTDIGFAQPLLDMHGRLSRLLLDNAFAARHPVPPAGLQLKQGDDNSLSRLTESFHLNLDALGFLSFVVGLFIVHAAIGLALEQRRGLLRTLRACGVSARLLILSLGVELGFLALLGGVLGVASGYLLASLLLPDVAASLRGLYGAEVAGQLSLSPWWWLAGLGLSLLGALLAGASSLWRAARLPLLALANAQAWHEAHGRWLRRQGWVAGAALLVALLALVWGNSLAAGFVLMAALLLGAALGLPVLLNGVLKGVLGRSRSVLGQWFLADCRQQLPALSLALMALLLALAANIGAGSMTSGFRSTFNNWLEQRLTAELYLNPQNPAQAQHLQAWLAQQPRVQAVLPSWQVAVQLQGWPAEVFGVVDDPTYRQHWPLLEAASAPWDRLLQDDSVMLSEQLARRLNVRLGDTVKVPTPQGPWSPTIVGIYADYGNPKGHLLVNARHLLAHWPTLSPVRFNLRVAPQDVPPLVRDVQREFALEDSRIVDQQQLKGWSSQVFERTFAATAALNSLTLGVAGVALFISLLTQSQSRLGQLAPLWALGVTRRQLMLLNLGQTWLLAVLTLVLALPLGLLLAWCLDAVINVQAFGWRLPLQVFPWQLAQLMGLAMLATLLASAWPLWQLYRSRPADLLRTFAHED comes from the coding sequence ATGGCGGTGTTCTACTGGACGCTGCGTGCGCTGTTGAGCCATTGGCGGCGCCACCCGGTGCAGTTTTTCAGCGTGCTGACCGGCCTGTGGCTGGCCACTGCGTTATTGACCGGGGTGCAGGCCCTCAACAGCCAGGCGCGGGACGGCTACGCGCGCGCCAGCCAATTGATCGGCGGCGAACCGCAAGCCAGCCTGAGCGCGCCGGACGGTGCCGGGTTCCCCCAAGCCGTGTTCGCCGAGCTGCGCCGCGCAGGCTGGCCGGTGTCACCGGTGGTGCAGGGGCGGGTAGTGCTCAAGGGGCATGAAGAGCAGCGTCTGCAATTGATGGGCATCGAGCCGGTGTCGTTACCCGGCAGCGGCAGCGTGGCGGGACAACGCTTGAGCCAGGCGCAGATACTGGCGTTTTTCGAGGCGCCGGGGCGCACCTGGATTGCCGCGCAAACCTTGCAGGCGCTCGGCCTGCAGGAAGGCGAGCAACCGCTGACGGTCAACGGGCAACGCCTGCCGCCGTTGCAGGTGCAGCCGGACATGGCCCCCGGCATGCTGCTCACCGATATCGGTTTCGCCCAACCGCTGCTCGACATGCACGGCCGGCTGTCGCGCCTGCTGCTGGACAACGCCTTCGCCGCCCGTCATCCCGTGCCGCCTGCCGGGCTGCAACTCAAGCAGGGCGACGACAACAGCCTTTCGCGTCTCACCGAAAGCTTCCACCTGAACCTCGACGCGCTGGGTTTTTTGTCCTTTGTGGTGGGGCTGTTTATCGTGCATGCGGCCATTGGCCTGGCCCTTGAGCAACGCCGTGGCCTGCTGCGCACCTTGCGTGCCTGCGGGGTCAGCGCACGCCTGCTGATCCTCAGCCTCGGCGTGGAGCTGGGGTTCCTGGCGTTGCTGGGCGGCGTGCTCGGCGTTGCCAGCGGTTACCTGCTCGCCAGTCTGTTGCTGCCGGACGTGGCGGCCAGTTTGCGCGGCCTCTACGGCGCCGAAGTCGCCGGCCAACTGAGCTTGAGCCCCTGGTGGTGGCTGGCAGGCCTGGGCTTGAGCCTGCTGGGTGCCTTGCTCGCCGGGGCCAGCAGCCTGTGGCGTGCCGCGCGCCTGCCGCTGCTGGCGCTGGCCAACGCCCAGGCCTGGCACGAGGCCCACGGGCGCTGGTTGCGACGCCAGGGCTGGGTGGCGGGCGCTGCGCTGCTCGTCGCGCTGCTGGCGCTGGTCTGGGGCAACAGCCTGGCCGCCGGGTTTGTGTTGATGGCGGCCTTGCTGCTGGGCGCCGCCCTCGGCTTGCCGGTGCTGCTCAATGGGGTGTTGAAGGGCGTGCTGGGGCGCAGCCGTTCGGTATTGGGCCAGTGGTTCCTCGCTGATTGTCGCCAGCAATTGCCGGCCTTGAGCCTGGCCCTGATGGCGCTGCTGTTGGCGCTGGCGGCGAATATCGGCGCGGGCTCGATGACGTCGGGGTTCCGCAGCACGTTCAATAACTGGCTGGAGCAGCGTCTCACCGCCGAGCTGTACCTCAACCCGCAAAACCCCGCCCAGGCGCAGCACTTGCAAGCCTGGCTGGCGCAACAACCGCGGGTGCAGGCCGTGTTGCCCAGCTGGCAAGTCGCGGTGCAGTTGCAAGGCTGGCCGGCGGAGGTGTTCGGCGTGGTCGACGACCCTACCTATCGCCAGCACTGGCCGTTGCTGGAGGCGGCAAGCGCACCCTGGGACCGCTTGCTGCAGGACGACAGCGTGATGCTCAGCGAGCAATTGGCGCGGCGCTTGAATGTACGCCTGGGCGACACCGTTAAAGTCCCCACGCCCCAGGGCCCATGGTCACCGACAATCGTCGGTATCTACGCCGATTACGGCAACCCCAAGGGCCACCTGCTGGTCAACGCCAGGCATTTGCTGGCGCATTGGCCGACGCTGTCACCGGTGCGTTTCAACCTGCGCGTGGCGCCCCAGGACGTGCCGCCGCTGGTGCGTGACGTACAGCGTGAATTCGCCCTGGAGGACAGCCGCATCGTCGATCAACAGCAACTCAAGGGCTGGTCCAGCCAGGTGTTCGAACGCACCTTCGCCGCCACCGCCGCGCTGAACAGCCTGACCCTTGGCGTGGCGGGTGTGGCGCTGTTCATCAGCCTGCTGACCCAGAGCCAGAGTCGCCTCGGCCAACTGGCGCCGCTGTGGGCACTGGGAGTCACGCGCCGCCAGCTGATGCTGCTCAACCTTGGCCAGACCTGGCTGCTGGCGGTGCTCACTCTGGTGCTGGCGTTGCCCTTGGGGCTGCTGCTGGCGTGGTGCCTGGATGCGGTGATCAACGTGCAAGCCTTCGGCTGGCGCCTGCCGTTGCAAGTGTTCCCGTGGCAGCTGGCGCAGTTGATGGGGCTGGCGATGCTTGCCACGTTGCTCGCATCGGCCTGGCCGTTGTGGCAGCTGTATCGCAGCCGCCCGGCGGATTTGCTGAGGACCTTTGCCCATGAAGATTAA
- a CDS encoding ABC transporter ATP-binding protein — translation MLQVQGVVKNYATPQGPLTVLAGVDLHLGARSSLALMGESGSGKSTLLHLVAGLDRVDGGSILIGDQRLDRLNEGQLAQWRRTEIGLVFQQFNLIGSLRVEDNLAFQARLAGRFDAQWQAQLVERLGLGDLLKRYPEQLSGGQQQRVAVGRALASRPGLLLADEPTGNLDETTSDEVLQLLLDLLRDSPTSLLMVTHSPRLAARLDHQVVLHHGRVVPMEPR, via the coding sequence ATGTTGCAGGTACAAGGTGTTGTTAAAAATTACGCCACCCCCCAGGGCCCGTTGACCGTCCTGGCGGGTGTCGACCTGCACCTGGGCGCGCGCAGCAGCCTGGCGCTGATGGGCGAGTCGGGCAGCGGCAAAAGCACCTTGCTGCACCTGGTGGCCGGGCTGGACCGCGTGGATGGCGGCAGCATTCTGATCGGCGACCAGCGTCTCGATCGTCTCAACGAAGGGCAACTGGCCCAGTGGCGGCGCACCGAAATCGGCCTGGTATTCCAGCAGTTCAATCTGATCGGCAGTTTGCGTGTGGAGGACAACCTGGCGTTCCAGGCGCGCCTGGCCGGGCGTTTCGACGCGCAGTGGCAGGCACAACTGGTGGAGCGCCTGGGGCTGGGCGACTTGCTCAAGCGTTACCCGGAACAGCTCTCCGGCGGCCAGCAACAGCGGGTGGCGGTGGGGCGCGCCCTGGCGTCCCGCCCCGGCTTGCTGTTGGCCGATGAACCCACCGGCAATCTTGACGAAACCACCAGCGACGAGGTGCTGCAACTGCTGCTCGACCTGCTGCGCGACAGTCCCACCAGCCTGTTGATGGTCACGCACAGCCCGCGCCTGGCCGCACGCCTGGATCATCAGGTCGTGCTGCACCACGGCCGCGTCGTACCGATGGAGCCGCGCTGA
- a CDS encoding histidine phosphatase family protein — MNSVADITLTKPRRARLKRLRKFRVPVAGIILFALLLNVFLFWPRSPQDLGVGNRLVTSGVLASWRNGDLIVLVRHEERCDRSNNPCYGPVDGLTVNGTQRAADLGIAFETLGMERTDVLSSPTTRTAQTSLFMFGKTELSPGPLAICGDAMGEESLSHKQADRNLMLITHSACMSDFQASLGYPHAQAAEYGSTLFVQVLPDGKLKALGTMKSQEWAAALKQL, encoded by the coding sequence GTGAACAGCGTGGCAGACATTACCCTGACCAAACCCCGAAGGGCCAGGTTAAAGCGCCTGAGAAAATTCCGGGTGCCTGTGGCGGGCATCATCCTATTTGCCCTGCTGTTGAACGTTTTTTTATTCTGGCCAAGATCACCGCAGGATCTGGGCGTAGGCAACCGCCTGGTCACTTCCGGAGTGCTGGCCAGTTGGCGCAACGGCGACCTGATCGTGCTGGTGCGCCATGAAGAGCGCTGTGATCGCTCGAACAACCCCTGCTACGGGCCGGTCGACGGCCTGACAGTCAATGGCACGCAACGCGCGGCCGACCTGGGCATCGCCTTTGAAACACTGGGCATGGAGCGCACCGACGTGCTCAGCAGCCCGACCACGCGCACCGCGCAAACGTCGCTGTTCATGTTCGGCAAGACCGAGCTTTCCCCCGGCCCCCTCGCGATCTGCGGTGATGCCATGGGCGAGGAAAGCCTCAGCCATAAACAGGCGGATCGCAACCTGATGCTGATCACCCATAGCGCCTGCATGAGTGACTTCCAGGCGTCACTCGGCTACCCCCATGCGCAGGCCGCCGAGTACGGCAGCACGCTGTTCGTGCAGGTATTGCCCGACGGCAAACTCAAAGCCCTGGGCACTATGAAAAGCCAGGAATGGGCGGCCGCGCTGAAGCAACTTTAA
- the arnT gene encoding lipid IV(A) 4-amino-4-deoxy-L-arabinosyltransferase — protein sequence MSRLKPLPVLMLGLVIFLVLPLGLHGLWTPDETRYAQVSQEMLMSGNWVAPHFMGVRYFEKPAAGYWLIALGQAVFGENLFGVRIASVLTSALSVLLAYLIARRLWNDPRKSFACALLYMSFGLVAGQAGYSNLDPQFTFWVNLSLVALWFALDSATLRARLSAWAVLGLACGVGFMTKGFLAWLLPVLIALPYMIWQRRVGELLRYGPLAILVAVLVCLPWALAIHVREPDYWRFFFWHEHIRRFASDTAQHARPWWFFLPIMVVACLPWSALLPATLFKAWKHRREPAVAFLALWLLLPLGFFSLSSGKLPTYIMPCLLPLALLMGHAVIDLLNQHKTRAIFINGALNFILGMAAMVTLIYLQIADPIYSNSHAEMFSLSLAFIVLLGWILANLLQAMRPLTLWAMPALGIGLLVALLPASMPQIIADNEMPDQFVLEHLDELQQTHALLSNELGSASALAWRLRRPQVAFYNTAGELRYGLDYPDAQARKVTLDSVQSWLSEARTQGSVGVLMRVKSTSEHREEGQLPPGGKRYRKGSLVLTIYPRQP from the coding sequence ATGAGCCGATTGAAGCCCTTGCCAGTGTTGATGCTTGGCCTGGTCATTTTCCTGGTACTGCCGTTGGGCCTGCACGGTCTGTGGACGCCAGATGAAACCCGCTATGCCCAGGTCAGCCAGGAAATGTTGATGAGCGGCAACTGGGTGGCGCCCCACTTCATGGGGGTGCGTTATTTCGAGAAACCGGCCGCGGGTTATTGGCTGATTGCCCTGGGCCAGGCCGTGTTTGGCGAGAACCTGTTCGGCGTGCGTATCGCCTCTGTCCTGACCTCGGCGCTGAGTGTACTGCTGGCCTACCTGATTGCACGCCGCCTGTGGAACGATCCGCGTAAAAGCTTCGCCTGTGCGTTGTTGTATATGAGCTTTGGCCTGGTAGCCGGGCAAGCCGGGTATTCCAACCTCGATCCACAATTCACCTTCTGGGTCAACCTGAGCCTGGTCGCCCTCTGGTTTGCCCTCGACAGCGCCACGCTGCGCGCGCGTCTGAGTGCCTGGGCGGTGCTGGGGCTGGCCTGCGGCGTGGGCTTCATGACCAAGGGCTTTCTGGCGTGGCTGCTGCCGGTGCTGATCGCCTTGCCTTACATGATCTGGCAGCGCCGCGTCGGCGAGTTGCTGCGCTACGGCCCTTTGGCGATCCTGGTCGCGGTGCTGGTCTGCCTGCCATGGGCGCTGGCGATCCACGTGCGCGAACCGGATTACTGGCGTTTCTTCTTCTGGCACGAACACATCCGCCGCTTCGCCTCGGACACTGCACAGCATGCGCGGCCCTGGTGGTTTTTCCTGCCGATCATGGTGGTAGCCTGCCTGCCGTGGTCTGCTTTGTTGCCCGCCACCCTGTTCAAGGCCTGGAAACACAGACGCGAGCCGGCCGTTGCCTTTCTGGCCCTGTGGCTGTTGCTGCCCCTGGGCTTTTTCAGCCTGAGCAGCGGCAAGCTGCCGACTTACATCATGCCCTGCCTGTTGCCCCTGGCGTTGCTGATGGGCCATGCCGTGATCGATCTGCTCAACCAGCACAAAACCCGTGCGATCTTCATCAACGGCGCGCTTAATTTCATCCTTGGCATGGCGGCCATGGTGACGCTGATTTACCTGCAGATCGCCGACCCGATCTACAGCAACAGCCACGCCGAAATGTTCAGCCTGTCCCTGGCCTTTATCGTGCTGCTCGGCTGGATCCTGGCCAACCTGCTGCAAGCGATGCGGCCTCTGACGTTATGGGCGATGCCGGCCCTGGGTATCGGCCTGCTGGTGGCGCTGCTGCCGGCGAGCATGCCGCAGATCATTGCGGATAATGAAATGCCCGACCAGTTCGTGCTTGAGCATCTGGATGAACTGCAACAAACCCATGCCTTGCTGAGCAACGAACTGGGCTCGGCGTCGGCCCTGGCGTGGCGCCTGCGTCGGCCGCAGGTGGCCTTCTACAACACGGCGGGGGAGCTGCGCTACGGCCTGGACTACCCGGATGCGCAAGCGCGCAAGGTCACCCTGGACAGCGTGCAGTCCTGGTTGAGCGAAGCACGCACCCAGGGTTCGGTCGGCGTGCTGATGCGCGTCAAAAGCACCAGCGAGCACCGTGAGGAAGGCCAACTGCCGCCCGGTGGCAAGCGTTACCGCAAGGGCAGCCTGGTACTGACGATTTACCCCCGACAACCTTGA
- a CDS encoding ArnT family glycosyltransferase: MRVCKTERGALALLLGVSALLLLLGLGSRDLWGPETRWANIALQMLQSGDYFDPYLKGAPYYDKPLPSYWLITGLANLMGGLGPWSLRLSSVIAAWLSIWLVYLLGERLFRKGTGLIAGWMLATTFYFLFWARVATADVLTVCGVLAAVWWYWRGPDDTRLGRYTLFFLLLAATSLFKGLIGFVLPGLVLLPHLLSQQRYKRHLNPRLAMALLIAGAFYAIPFVLSHLYGAPTYGESGLQLVFRENVVRFFDPFDHMGPIYTYLIYLPAYTLPWAPCWILGAWLAIRHWRRTPPHVRWLVWGLGLLFVFFTASGSRRSYYVLPLVPFAQLLGAWWLSERLHQQPARWPRWQKNFGIAAGLLLLVLGVIYPWSTGNGGVTRFAEDVKAEAVKSAPWNQWQLVLVEVDNKVPMYLQNGGRPFYYVSETQDFPRQGDSAAFVAWLENTSGQKFDPQHTIVIAQYSKEDPKPLAFLGVDHQVITTRPDNGERLFQKRSGGSVAFIPEGH; encoded by the coding sequence ATGCGCGTGTGCAAAACCGAACGCGGCGCCCTCGCTTTATTGCTCGGTGTTTCGGCCCTGCTCCTGCTGCTGGGCCTGGGCAGTCGCGACCTGTGGGGGCCGGAAACGCGCTGGGCGAACATCGCCCTGCAGATGCTGCAAAGCGGTGACTACTTCGATCCGTATCTGAAGGGCGCGCCCTATTACGACAAACCCCTGCCCTCCTACTGGCTGATCACCGGTTTGGCCAACCTCATGGGAGGCCTGGGGCCATGGTCACTGCGCCTGTCATCGGTGATCGCGGCCTGGCTGAGCATCTGGCTGGTGTACCTGCTCGGCGAACGGCTGTTTCGCAAGGGCACCGGGCTGATCGCCGGCTGGATGCTTGCCACCACTTTCTACTTCCTGTTCTGGGCCCGCGTGGCCACCGCCGATGTGCTGACCGTGTGCGGCGTGCTGGCGGCGGTCTGGTGGTACTGGCGCGGGCCGGACGACACCCGGCTGGGGCGCTATACCCTGTTCTTCCTGTTGCTGGCGGCAACGTCGCTGTTCAAGGGCCTGATCGGGTTCGTGCTGCCGGGGCTGGTGCTGCTGCCGCATCTGCTCAGCCAGCAGCGCTACAAACGTCACCTTAACCCGAGGCTGGCAATGGCCCTGCTGATCGCCGGCGCGTTCTATGCGATTCCTTTCGTACTGTCCCACCTCTACGGGGCCCCCACCTATGGCGAAAGCGGCCTGCAACTGGTGTTTCGCGAAAACGTAGTGCGTTTTTTCGACCCCTTCGACCATATGGGTCCGATCTACACCTACCTGATCTACCTGCCGGCCTACACCCTGCCATGGGCGCCGTGCTGGATACTCGGCGCGTGGCTCGCCATCCGTCACTGGCGCCGTACACCGCCCCACGTGCGCTGGCTGGTGTGGGGCCTGGGCCTGCTGTTTGTGTTCTTCACCGCCAGCGGCAGCCGACGCAGCTACTACGTATTGCCCCTGGTGCCCTTTGCCCAGCTGCTCGGCGCCTGGTGGCTGAGCGAGCGCCTGCATCAACAACCGGCCCGTTGGCCGCGCTGGCAAAAAAACTTCGGCATCGCCGCAGGCCTGCTGCTGTTGGTGCTGGGAGTGATCTACCCCTGGAGCACCGGCAACGGCGGCGTCACCCGCTTCGCCGAGGATGTGAAAGCCGAGGCGGTGAAAAGCGCACCCTGGAACCAATGGCAACTGGTGCTGGTGGAAGTGGACAACAAAGTGCCGATGTACTTGCAGAACGGCGGCAGGCCGTTCTACTACGTCAGCGAAACCCAAGACTTCCCGCGCCAGGGCGACAGCGCCGCGTTCGTGGCCTGGCTGGAGAACACCAGCGGCCAGAAGTTCGATCCGCAGCACACGATTGTGATTGCGCAGTACTCCAAAGAAGACCCGAAGCCACTGGCATTTCTGGGGGTTGACCATCAAGTGATCACGACCCGGCCGGATAATGGCGAGCGGTTGTTTCAGAAGCGCTCGGGGGGGAGTGTGGCGTTTATTCCCGAAGGGCATTGA